The nucleotide sequence AAATGGGTGTTTAAGAAAACTGTATGTCCTTGTCAGAAGCTGTGCAGATAACCAATGACCATTCTcattttttcaagcttttcaaACTTTTCAAGCTGTAACCTGGGGATTAAAGCAGTTACCTCTTTGATTTATAAACAGTACATGTATGTTAAGGTACACTTGTAAACAGTGCATGTTAACATTCTTCTCTACAACTTTTTGCAAAGAGTCAAAACATGAAAGATCACAACCCTTAAGGTTCCAAAAGGACCAAGTGGTAGCCTTGACCTTCTTGAATTCCCACCCTAAGAGGGAAGTTACAAACGCAGCTAAGACACACGGGATAGACAGCCCCCCAAACAAGGTAAGTAAAGAACACTCCTGAAAACAAAGGCTTTCCCCTCCATAacttaaaatattaagaatttaaaatttatttacaaaaatgtgaTGTAAACAAGTTACAGTAAAATAGCGTAGGATTTCCTGACACTCACAGTACGAGAAGTGAGGTTTGCTCACTGAACTCTTCCTGCAGTACCCAGACCATAAGAAACAGATGATAAAAATCTCCCTTCTCTGTGTAAAGACAGATTTTAGACTGTTAGCTGATACCTTGTTTTAGGCTGGGAAGGAAGCAGCAGCGATACCAGCCCTTGAGGACAAGAAGCCCTGTACTTGCAGCTGCCTTCTGACGAGTTTTTCTGGGCAGGTGTTTCTCCTGTGGCACTAAGCTGAGCTGGAGGAGTCATGGGTGCCCTCCAGGATTACATTGCTACACACTTCCGTGGAGAGGCTGAGtctgcatttgcttttttccGAATGCTTTCTGTAAAAGAGAGAACATTCTGCTGCACAGAGAGTGTAAAGTTGTGGCAGGATGTatcaaaataaaaggaagaaatgccATGTAATGGTAGCAAGGGCGCAGGGCAGGGTGGCTTCCAGCTTGTGGGAATTGGCTTCGCTGGAGTTTTTCTGTGTAACCACAGGGTTTGGGTCATGCCCACTGTGATTATTTGAAGGAAGACAAAGTGTTACCTGCTAAATCTCTTCTTCCAATTCCCACAAGGCCTTCGTACAATCCCTTGATTGGATTTTCTCCTGCCGTGATCACGCCGTGGAGCCAGATAAGCAACATTCTGTGGCCGTGCTCCCTGTAGCTTTTAGTGCCTGGCAAGATCAAACCCCAGCTGAGATCCTGCACTGGCCATGCACGGCCCCGACCAGAGCAGATTTCTGAATCGGTGGGTTCGGACACCGCTCCCTCCTCTTTGGATTTGACTAGGCTGGTCTAAAGTACAGTTTAGCTTAATTCCTGCTTGTGGTGTGATCGCTAGATTAACGTTAAACTTAATGGAGTGGGCCATGGGTGAGCATGGGCCTGTCGGACAACCTTTCATGGCACTTCAGAATTTCTGCCTTCAGAGCACAGCTTGGCCCCTTGCTCGCGTCACGCAAACTGCAGGAGTCCCTGCAGTAACCGAACCAGCAGCGATCTGTTTCAGAAACCCAGAACCTGCTTCTGCTAACGTGTCTCTTAAAATCTAAATGGAACTTCACTGCCTTCTTGGTTCagctccttaaaagaaaaaaaataaaaccagcaagttTCTCCTGTCCTAGAGAAcaagaattttttatttaatttctgtagcAAGGACTAACAGGTCTGGCAGTACCTCCAAAGCAGCGAGCAATAGACCGCTAACCCCCATGTGCTTTACTCCTAGACAAATTCCAGCGTGTAGATACCTCCCCATTAATTAAATACAGGATTTTTAACCTAATCTTTTGACTGTTTCAAAGAAgccagttgtttggttttttcatgCTTTGCTAATACTGCAGACTTATCTCCTAGAAACACAGTCCAAGTGAAGGAAGGAGAATACCTGGCAGTGCTTTATACCTGTCCATTGTTGCTCAATGGCCCTGATGTGGGCATCAGTGAATTTCCAGTAATGTGCCAGCTTCTTCCATTCACCAGGTTTGAGGTACTTAGTAGCCAATCTCCACATCACTGAGCGAATGTGCTGCGTTTCCAGCCTGTGATCTTGCTTAAAGGTCAAGTGCTTTGCCACCCAGGAGTCGGAGTCGCTGTTCAGATTGTCCTGCAAAACCAGGGCAGGGGTTTCAGTTGGGATGCAGCAGATGTACCTGTCCTGCAGCCTCCCACATCCTCCCTCTGCGGGTTGCTCTGAGTTCATTCTGGCACCGCACATTTTTTATTCTCGTTTCACTCTGTTCTGATCATGCACGTTAACAAACGCTGTtaacagcagctctgctgtggaaGCCCATGCAGATCGCAATTTGCATTTCTAGTGCCTTTTATCTGCGGCTTGTGTGCAGAATCATTTCATTAAATCTTGCTCCCCTGCAACATAGGCTCAGGCTCGCCTCCTTTACACGCCAGACTGGGAAGAGGCTAAATGACTCACCCCAGGGCTACGAGAGAAGCCCAGCAAGGGCCTGATATACCCAGCATTACTCTGAAGCTGCGCCTAAGCCACTGGTGtattccctcctttcctccctttcctttcctttcctggctGAAGCACTGCCTTTCCTGGTATGAGAGGATGCCCAGGGTCTTAGGAAGATGCGAGGGGTGTAGGGTTTGGATGTACGTTCAGCACAGGCTCTGCTCAGATTGGTTTGGGCACAGGCTTGGGGTAGGCAGGGTTTCAGACGTGGGACTGGGGCTGAGCAGCTGTGCAGGGGACCGTGGGAGGAGGGAGGCTGCTGGGCCACACTGGGAAACGCAGGAGGGACAGCCCCAGCTGTGGAGTTTGAGAGAGAAGTCGATTGTATGACTCCGACAAGAACTGATCACTCTGCTCACAAGAGGCGTCTCCCTTCCACTGCTGAAAAACTCCCCACATCCCATTTGGGGACCTTGGGCCAAGCATTTTTCCTGCTTGGTGCTTCAGTTTCTCCTTCTGGGAAAAGGAACTAATGCTATCCCACTCCCTTCCTCAGGGCTTTGGGAACAGCTGCCAAAGGATCTTTGCAGCCCCCTGTTCCCTTCAGTGCAGCTTGGGGGTTTTAACAACAGAGgcttttttaaataaggaaagcCTTGATGATGTTGGCATGGTGAAGACTTGTTTTTCTTAAGTAAGGTGATGAAATTAGAGGTCAGGCTGTCACAGGATgtcctgtatttcttttccttttgacagCTGGTAGAGTCTCAATGGAGAGTATAAAGCTACATCTGCCCTGGAAAGCGCAGGGGATGCTGGTGTAAGCTGCTCACCTTTTCCCATTTGTAAAACCGATCGGCTTTGATAATCATGTCCACCAAGTTGATGTGATTGCCTCGGGCGGCGACATCCAGAGATGTTTTCCCTTGCTGAAAtgagaagggggaaaaggagctggaaaagaccttgcacGCTGAGGAGGTACAATCTCCACGCTCACTCTGTAGTGCAGGCAGCacgggctgggagctgggagcaaTGCACCCATCCGGGATGAAGGACCCCTGTTCTGTACCTGTAAACACCTCGGATGTGAGGTagcttccagctgctgcctgcagggcatGGGGAATCATTTTCTAGGCTCTGCAGCATGTCCTCTGCTGCCACAGGGGACCTGCCCGTTCAGGAGAGCACCCCGTAACCCGCAGTGTGATGGCAGGGTGCTCTCAGGCTCCCAGCAGCATGGGTGCGGCCGTCAATGGACCAGCTCAGCACTACAACCCAAGGTATTTTATAGCCTTTTGcacagcaggtttgctgacaCATGAAACTGAAGTGATTTATACAACCTCATTAATTTTATAGGCTCCACATACAAATGATTAGAAACAGTTTCCTAGGAGAAGCTGATGGGACTATGAAAATGTAACTACGCTCCTCACATAAACCTGACTTTGAATTGGGCAAGGGGGGGATTTGTATTCGTATCTAAAAGCGTATAGCAGAAAGGAGCAAGTTTTAAAGTTGCATGAAGGAAAGCGAGCCAGCCCAGGCATCAGGCACGCCAGTGAGAACAGTTCTAGCCTCAGACGTGAGCAGAAACCCAATTTCCCACAGAAAAGTGTGAATGTGTTCCCTGCACTGAGTCTCACTGCGGTTCCGCAGACTGCTGGAAGGTGGCAAACATTCACCACAGCTGAAGGCTGTTTCAGCCAGGTGGCTTCCAGTCTGTGGTGTGCTTTAACCCACTGCAAATGGCAGACAGGATTTTAATCTCTGCTCAATCCTGCTTCAGCATTTTCTCGGCACATACCACACTTTTGGGCTGCACACAACTTGCCTGATTCCTCTAGAATTCCTTTTGTTGATTTAATTAGAGGGCAAAAGCCCTGGACACCAGTGCCAGATCTATACCAACCAGATACCTTTAACCTACTAAAACATGTGTACTGTAATCCTTGAGGTATATTATTTATCATTATTCGAGAGGATGATATTAATGTGCATGACAGTACAAGTAGAAGTAAAAGGAACTAGAACAACTTTGAGAAGAAAAAGTTTGTTCATTGTGTGAAATGTTTTCTACCTTCCTAAGAACCAGTCACTTCTTTCCTGGAAAACACATCAAAATAACCTTCTCAGCAGTGTTTGAAGGCCTTATCTCTGGAAACATCCGAATTTTAGTATTATTACTAGCCTTCCttgaaaatgatgaaaaacagTGGCAAAGACCACCCGTATTTTCCCTCCATACCCCCATAGAATCTGTTCAACCCATGGAGACATTTACCTTGTCTGTTAGCTTCAGATTAACTCCTGCAATGAGAATCATCTCGGCGATGTCCTGCCTGCCATGCTCCGCAGCAATGTGGAGCGAGGTCTGCTGCCTCTGCAGGAGGGTGAAAGGACTAAATTTCAGAGAGGAACAAGCGTGAGGCTAGAAGGATAGGACAGAACGATACCAGGAGGAAGCCTATTGGAACACTGTCagctctgccctcctctcccctctaTCCCTTTTTAAACCAAGGGCCAAACACCCTCCTACCTcaaactggagttgggttcctgaggCTGAGCAAAACTGGTCTGTCCCTGTCCCAACATCAGCAGTAGGAAGCCTCCCTGATAACTTTTCAGTCTAAAGAAGGAACGTCTTCAGTTCCATAGAGCTCCCTAGGGCCACTTATAGAACTACGTTATTTCCTgttatttctgtaacaatttCTATAGGTAGATAGTTTGGCCAAGGGAGGAAAGGACCTGTGCCAATTCTTTGTTCCCAGGACACAGGGCTGGGTTAATGTGTATGCACTGTAAACTGCACCTTGAGACTGTTTAATGGAAACAActaaaatcaaagacaaaatgtGGCAATTTTATGGTGTCATCAGGAGAGAACATCACTACAAGAATGAACATTAactgaaacattaaaaacaagCTACACAAAGCCCCTCATTCATAAAATTACAATTTGGTGAGACAACCTCCAGGCTTTCTTCCCATTCTCAGCCCCCCGAAcattttgcagaatattttccAGCCTGAAATTTCTCCCATCTGCTTccagcagggaggagagagcCTGACTATGCAATGTTGCTGTGCACAGGTCGCAGGGACATGGCACAGCCCACGTGTTGAATGCCAGCAAGCGATTACCTCACTGCAACACTCAATCATTTCACAGGTTTCACGTTTCTTAAGTTGTTGCTTCCAGGTTTTCCCTGTTTTAAAGCACTCCTCTTTAATCCTGTCCCCAAGGTGATCAAATCCCCCACGAAACTGGTTcacatttcaaagacaaaaaacagGAGCTGCAGTCTTACATTATCCGGAATGTCAAGGTCACACTCCGCGTCGATGAAGAGCTTCACCATTGCTGGGAAGTTCTGCAGTACCGCAATGTGTGTCGCTGATGCGTTTTGCTGCGGAAAGAAGATCCTGTGCTTAAGAACAGCTTAAGCTCATGGCACTGGAAGGACCATGAGCATGTTTTATTCTAAGACAGCTGCCAGCCTGGACTGGGGACGGTACTGCCCCATAAGCACAGACCCCACAGCAGCACTGGTCCTTACCGAGTTGCTTTGTGCTTTTGAACAACTCCACAAACTGGTTTTGCCTTTTTGTAAGAGACGAGAGCGTTGAGTGAGACTTACATGATTAACAGTGTCTGTGTGGATTCCTGCATCCATGAGGATCCGGGCTATCTCCTCATAGCCGTGCTGTGCTGCGTAATGAAGGCAGTTCATCTTCTTCTGAGAGGCACATCAGAAGAGATGGGTATTAGCCAGGGTTTTTTCTCAAAGGCTGCAGTTGTTATGACTGTCCACAGACACCTCCCTGCTTCCCTCCTGCAAGAGCCCCAAGCCCCCATACTGACAAATTCATAGAGGTCGTCTCCAGGGCGAAGCCGGTCCCAGGGAGCTCCACCTGCCTCTTTGTACAAAGCCACGTGTAGTTTCCTCTGGACTCCCTGAGCTATTTCTGAAGTGCTGGGCTCCACGCGGCCTCACCCAATAATGGGCCACAGATCTGGGCAAAAGTCCACAAAGTAGTGTCTGGAAATGGAATCACCTCCACGGAGCTCACCTGGGTTTGGGCATTGACATCGGCACCGGCTTCCAAGAGCAGCTTCACAGAGTTGCTGTGACCCCCCTCAGCAGCCAGGTGCAGAGCTGTGAGTCCTTCCTGGACAAGACAAAAAAGGAGACAAGCAGCATTGCTGTAGACAAGGCCAAGATAGAGCATTGGAAGGAGCAAGCCTCTACCCTGTCTTCTGAATCCATGAATGTTAAAATACCAATTCTGAGGGCCAGGGATCCCAAATCGATtgttaggaaaataaaaccacaattaTCTGCCACCAACATATCAGAGTACCACTCTGTCCTTATGCCCCTGGAAACAGTTGGCCCGTGGGCCGCAAGACAGACATCGTGTTCACCATCTTTTCTCCCCTTCAGCCCATTAGCAAACAAAAAAGGATTTCACATGGGCAATGAAGACAAACCATTTTCCTGGAGTAGCCCAGAGACAGCCACAGGCAGAACTGGAAACCCATGGCCCTCAACCACTGGTTCTCCCTTCTGAGGGCTGCAGCTCATTTGTttacaagaaaacagaaacaagcaGAATTCCTAAGGGATTTAATCTGGTTTTATTATTGCTCTTCGCACAAAGTGCAGCTCATCTGGGGGAAGACAAATGCTACCAGAGTTACCACTGAAGGAggtttcccctttctttcagaTCTTAATCACAATCAAATACACTTTTCAAAGCCAGTAACCAAATAAGACCAAAAAAATTGCTGATAAACTTAATTGGGAGTGTGCCCTGGAATAAATAGCAGTGTTACTAAGCCAATATTTGCTATCTAAATCATTAACTGTGTTCCAGCCACATAATTTTCCAAAGCAGGTCTGTCAAAGAGAGATCTCAAACAGAAGGTCCATATGTTCAGTGACTAAGTCAATACTATAAAGCATAGTGAAGTTTAGTTTAAAACACACTCAATAACCATTTAGGCACTTGAATGTACAAGGGTCAGGGAGAAAAATGGAGATTAAATGAAATGATAAGGTAGGTCAGCagatacagcaggaaaaaaaggcaacactTTAGAATTGCATACTGGTCCAAGGATGTTGCCTTTCACTGATACTCTGCAAGCGTGACCTGCATTTACAAACGTATGTTTTAGATAAAATCAGCTATCTTCTAGACCTCTCCTGTCAATACTGACTATTCAGCCTCATGACTGtggcaggagagaggggagggaaagggcaAAACTGAtgtggtttttatttcatttaaatgtacTTACTAAATTCTTTCCATCAAGGTCCACTCCAACTTCTATAAtcttctgcagcacagaaaggTGTCCATTTTTAGCAGCTAAATGCaatgctgtattttcttcctgaaagtaAACATCACCTCATACATGTATGTATCACAGGACTGAGTGTTCATACATCACAACCTTGCACAGAGTATACCCAGCGTGAATGAAAAGGAGGTTGTAACCAGTAGCATGAGTTCGAAATAATCTTCTAATAGGtgcagcagggagggaagaaaccCAGCTACCTTAAACTGGGTCATGGTCCACCAGGCTCGCTGCGTATCCCGTCTGAAAATCCTGGAGAGAAATCCAATATGGACTGAGGTGCAAATGGCTTGCAAGTGGAGAGGGAAGTAAAGACCTGAGATACCACAACCATAGTTACAACTGCTGACAATTTGCCTGCATGAGCCTCTTTTGGTATCCTGTTCCCTGACTTTCACATCCTCTAATCCTTGGACTTTACCTCCTCTGCGTGTGGTTTTATGCCCGTACCTTGTCTTTGGCACCGTGAGTACAACCCAGTTGAATtaggaactccaccacctccagccACCCATACTCTGCAGCCAGGTGAAATGCTGTCCTGTCCATCTttgaaaggaaacagagaaatacaGTCCAAGAAGGGCTCAGAAAGGACAAGATTAGATCATCTGCTGCAAGTAATATAATAATGCCTTGGGTGATAACCCAgtacacagggggaaaaaagcgcTGCACTTCAAAATTAGTTATCTTCTATATTTTGGTGTTAACTTTTATTCTGCTTTACATTTGGGATGAACCTAACAAAACAAGGTGAACAGAACTATCCACTCAGGCTAACAACTCCAAGCACTCTGGTCTCGCCAAACACTGGAAAAGAGATCTTTCCAGTGTTTATTTCATACAAACAGAGGATAATAAATAGTTCACTAAAAGGaactaagaataaaaaaatttaattactATGTAAGACGCCAGTTATCGAGTGAGTCAGAACCCCTTTTGGGGAAAGGCAGATCTCTTGTTGTTTCATTTAACTCCCAAGCATCAGAGTGGGGATCACTCTTAGAACCATGAAGGACATGGAGTGGAATAACGTGCGCTAGCTCCTGTGTGTTCTTGTGCTGTCTTCAGGAACAGATCAGCCAACGCTGGAACATGCTGGGAGAGGGTTACCCTTGGTTATTACGTACCTACAATACACTCTGGAGCATCAGCTGCAAGAGAGAGGacactgaaattcctgaatttatTCTACAAAAGGCTGCAttgggaagctgtggctgccgACTTGACCGGGGCTAGAATCCCTGTCATCCCCAAGCCCCACTCTGCAGGAGGGCTTCCGGGAGTAGCATCTGACTCCGAGACTCTTCCCAAGACCAAGGGCAACATTCCTGCTAAGCTCAACAGAGCAAGATCAGACCTTGTGAAACAAAGCTGTGAAGAGTATTCCTACCTTGTCTGTCTTATCCACACACATGTCCTCCAGGTCCTCCATGATGAACTCCACGACCCGGACATGTCCCCTCTGAGCCGCACAGTGGAGCAGGTTCCTGCCGTTCTGGAGAGGAGATAAAGGACTACTCGTTTAATAAGTCCAAAACTGCGGGACAGTCTCTTTTAACAACTTGTTCCTGTTAGCAAAGACCCATTCCATGTCCCCCTGCACCTCTAGGGCTAAACCACCTTGTGCTGCAGACAGCAAATTATGACTGAAATATTAATGCTCCTTTTCCCAACCAAGGTCTGGTTTAGAATACACGGACTGCTGATTCACTAAACCCATTTCCCATTTCTGTAACACCTTTCACATCACCACTGCACAAATGTGAGCTGAGAAAGCTGTGTACATCTCTATAGCTACATTTATGACACCTGTTTTAGAAATAAGGCAGAAGTGCAGATGGCAGTCCCCCGCAGCAGATGCTGTCACACACGATTACCTCAGCTCACAGGTaagcctctctctctcttccctgtcaCTCTCTACAGCCACATGATGGACCCACGTAGGGAGACTCTCTCACCCTATTGACACAGTTAATCTTGGCCCCAGCATTGACGAGGATCTGCAGGACATGGAGGTGGCCAAACCAGGCAGACAGGAGAAGCGCATTCATTCCAAActgggaggaagagaagacagatACTTACAGCTAAACTGCTGCCACCACCATCCCCACCCAAGAGGGAAGCTGTCCCTCTAGCTTCATGAAgtttcccaaatatttttctctggttttttttttcagcctcacTTTCTCCAATTACTATTATTCCTGCCACAGATGGTTAAGGCAGCTGAGCAGAGACCTGCCTCTAGGCTGCCACTTCCTAATCAATGGTGTGTATTAGCCTCGTTGTTATGGAGGACAGAGAACTTGCAAGCTGTCACTGTCTTCCCACAAGCCCCAACCACATGACCAGAACAAGCCAAGCATCCCTATGctatacagaaaaacagattctACCAGCCTACTTCCTGGTCACTGTGCATGAAAGGAAAAGGCCAAAAGACAGAGCATATACACACTGGAAAACAAGGCTTGCTCCAGAAAGGCACTGCACCTGCCTCAGCAGGGAGACCACAGCTTCCCACATACTGCAACGCCTTGTGCCACCCACCCAGGGCAAAGGTGTGCTCTGTAactgccagcccagcaccccatccCCAGTGCTCCCCCAACACAGAACACATTTGCAGGACACACAAGGGACATTTGCCATCATACACTGTCTTTGTCATCCACCAGGACATCGTGATCCAGGAGCAGCCGCACAGCATCCACgttcccagctcctgcagcccagtGCAGGGCAGTCCGGCCTGTCTGGAAGGGGAGAATTAAGGCTGATGTATGCAGAATGCCTCTGTATTCACCAGCCTTCCTGAAGGCCAAAACCTCCTTTGCCATCCATGGAGCCAGATTTCATCACACTGTGCAGGGTTTTCTTTGGACATagccctctctctctctttgctctCTTGTCAGGCAGACATGTGCTAATCACCTTCTCCTCAGAAACTGCAGTTCTGGACTCTAATGACAGCACAGAAATGAGAAACATCGCTGACTATGGATGGACAGATTGAAACAGAGCGGGTGAGTGCAACCCCGTATTTCCAGGGATCTACTGGTCAACAAGGGGAGACCTGCACCAGGAAATGAGTGAGTCCCACAGCCTTCGTGTACCGAGATAGCAAAATCAAAGCCTTTCATTGCAGCCATGTGTATCTGGCACACATGTTCCAAGGAGAACCATAAATTATCACCCTCCCTCAGTGCTTGCAACTTTCCAGTCTGGTCAGGATGGCAGTGCTGTAGGTTTCAGTGTGTTATGAAATTGCTCAGTTGCCACAGGCCCTATTTAGCACTGGGTGGTGTATTTTAAAGCTTTGACCAATTGAGCAGCTAATGAAAAGAGTAGCGTTAAGAAGCTGCAGTTCTGAAACACACCCTCAGCACTTCCTGCAGCTTGGAGGTGGAAAACCCCAGGACTCACATTGTTTTTGGCTTTGATGTCGACCCCTCTCCTGATGAGCTCCTCCATCCTGGCCGTGTCATTCCGCTTTGCCGCATCATGGAACTCCTTCTCTGAATGAAGCACTGCAGCAGAGACAGAAGAGCAGGCATTAAACCAGTGCTGGCAAGGAGCACGAAGCAGCATGCCCCAACAAACCTCCCCTTCATCTCACCAGCCCCGCTGGCTTCAAGGAAGGATGACTGCAGAAAGATTCTTCCAACAAGAATCCCAGCCCTACAGGGCATGTTTGCTGGATATGTCCTCTCCCACTATCTCCCCTTCCCTGAGTACCCCTGTGCCACATCAGTGCTCTTCCAGTCCTACCAGCTTCTCTTCTAATTCTTTCTCTGCTTGCTCCAGCTGCAAAACCTTTAGATCCATCATGTCCATGTCCTCTGGGCACCCTCCGAGGCCCAGAGCTGGTGTGAGAGCTGAGGCAGATGACACAGACCCTCTCTTCCACTTACATCCCACTGCTCTACAAGGAGGCCTCCACACACGATCTTGCTCTGCCCCTTTGGGCAACCTGAATCAGCTAAGCAGCCCAAAACTGGTACCTGGCCCGAGATTAGTGTTGCATCTCTTAATAGACTGTGGCAGTTATTTGTCCTGCACAGTTAGGCACAACTTAAAGGTGTTTACTCTTCATGCTGGGCCTTGCCCCAGCAATCTTCTCCTTGATCGAACAAACCTTCCTGCCAAGAAATGAGAGCAAGGCTGTGACTCTGGGCCTGCCGCAGCCCCACAGGAACATTCTCAAGGTTTTTGGCAAGGCTGGTGTCAGTTTTTGTTGCACTCTGTCTCTGCCCGAGTGCTTTTAGGGAATTATTTCAAGAGGTGCTTGAGGCAGACCCTCAGCCTCTTACATCGCACTGGAGAGCTGGCTCAGAGGCTCTGCTCTCTCCTATGTTTCTGCAGATCTCAGGCTGCAGTTTGAGTGTAGCAGGGGCTCAATGCAACTTCAGTTTGTACAACGTATCGACTAGACATTAGCCACATGCCATACAAGAATCATCAAAACATACTATTGCTCCCATTCCACTACACTGAGGAGATAAACAGGACACTTGCTGTCTAAATAGCACTATCCCATTTCTCTTTGGAGGGCACAGAAGAAAGGCACCCCTACTGTTAGGGCAGCAGAGGTATAACCTTATCCTCTAATTTCTGTTCCTCTTACCTTCAAACAAAAAACATTAGCTCAAGAAAAACATGAATAACACAAATCTCAATACCAGACAGGATCATTCATGAGTGTCGGACCCACTGTCACAATGAATTCAGTAGGATTTGGACACTGATTTCTGCAGGAAAAGGATTTTCTGTACTGTATATTGAGACCCTGTTCCCATCTGGTCAGGTGTGTTAATAGGACTGCATTTTGACAGCACATGGACCCTTCATTTGAGTGGAAATATCAGGAGAACTTGGGAAAAACCTGCCGAGTTTATGTTAATTATTAACACATACTTCCTCCTTGCAAATGTTTATCTCCATTCAGTGGTGTAAATCCTATGTTTCAGTTAAGCAAATGttgctgccctgctctgcaggTGTCAGAAATGTGTTCTTACACTTTATGATTGCACAAAGCATCATTGTCAAGAGATGCCAAACCGCCCCTTGACTTACTTGTTCTTTCCTCTACCTGTGAAGATGCAGTAACAAACCTTGCACCACTAAGGCTGTAGAAGtcacaatttatttcttttcagcaaTACACAAGAAACAATTTGACGGTCTGAGTTTCCTACTTGGTGTCCACAGTGGTGAAGCCAACCCTGTAAATGTAAATGGACTCCTCACCATGGCACGCACCCATCCAACAGCAGCATATCAGGAGATATTTAGaagtttttcctcctctttcaagCTCAGGTTCTGGTGTATTTAATACCTTATGGTACTAACTATCAATTCAGTTATCCCAAACAGCGtggaaaacaatttaaatgaTTTACCCTCAGTGCAATGCACCAACTCACAGTTTATTATGCAAGAGGTTTAAAATAGcagcaaaggagaagaaaggcGTGCACAGAAATGCACTAAAACTGTCCGCTGGGCTCTACCTGAGGCTGCAGGGCACAAAGACAACCCAGTACAGCCAGGGACTGGTCGATAAAGCAGAAGTGGGGGCTACTGGCGTTCTGTGCAGCATCTCAAGGATGCAGGATGCTTCGGGGCAAAAGCAGTCTCGATTCCCGCGTAGGTTATGCACCGACTTTGGTTTTTATACGTCTTGTTATTCTTTAAAGCATCTCGGCCCTGCCCCAGAGctccccccggggcggggggaggccgcTGCCACGCCCGCCCTCTCCCGCC is from Strix aluco isolate bStrAlu1 chromosome 12, bStrAlu1.hap1, whole genome shotgun sequence and encodes:
- the ANKDD1A gene encoding ankyrin repeat and death domain-containing protein 1A isoform X1; translated protein: MGDDLASEGDTLLHSEKEFHDAAKRNDTARMEELIRRGVDIKAKNNTGRTALHWAAGAGNVDAVRLLLDHDVLVDDKDSFGMNALLLSAWFGHLHVLQILVNAGAKINCVNRNGRNLLHCAAQRGHVRVVEFIMEDLEDMCVDKTDKMDRTAFHLAAEYGWLEVVEFLIQLGCTHGAKDKEENTALHLAAKNGHLSVLQKIIEVGVDLDGKNLEGLTALHLAAEGGHSNSVKLLLEAGADVNAQTQKKMNCLHYAAQHGYEEIARILMDAGIHTDTVNHQNASATHIAVLQNFPAMVKLFIDAECDLDIPDNRQQTSLHIAAEHGRQDIAEMILIAGVNLKLTDKQGKTSLDVAARGNHINLVDMIIKADRFYKWEKDNLNSDSDSWVAKHLTFKQDHRLETQHIRSVMWRLATKYLKPGEWKKLAHYWKFTDAHIRAIEQQWTGTKSYREHGHRMLLIWLHGVITAGENPIKGLYEGLVGIGRRDLAESIRKKANADSASPRKCVAM
- the ANKDD1A gene encoding ankyrin repeat and death domain-containing protein 1A isoform X2, encoding MNALLLSAWFGHLHVLQILVNAGAKINCVNRNGRNLLHCAAQRGHVRVVEFIMEDLEDMCVDKTDKMDRTAFHLAAEYGWLEVVEFLIQLGCTHGAKDKEENTALHLAAKNGHLSVLQKIIEVGVDLDGKNLEGLTALHLAAEGGHSNSVKLLLEAGADVNAQTQKKMNCLHYAAQHGYEEIARILMDAGIHTDTVNHQNASATHIAVLQNFPAMVKLFIDAECDLDIPDNRQQTSLHIAAEHGRQDIAEMILIAGVNLKLTDKQGKTSLDVAARGNHINLVDMIIKADRFYKWEKDNLNSDSDSWVAKHLTFKQDHRLETQHIRSVMWRLATKYLKPGEWKKLAHYWKFTDAHIRAIEQQWTGTKSYREHGHRMLLIWLHGVITAGENPIKGLYEGLVGIGRRDLAESIRKKANADSASPRKCVAM